In the genome of Saprospira sp. CCB-QB6, one region contains:
- the bshB1 gene encoding bacillithiol biosynthesis deacetylase BshB1, with translation MKVDILAIGAHPDDIEISCSGTLLHHISLGHKVGLLDLTAGELGSRGSAEIRLQEAHAASQLMGASFRANLGLADGFFEHNQASILEIVQMIRLVQPRIVLANSISDRHPDHGRAGKLIADACFYAGLRRIETQWEGQAQEAWRPEVVYHYIQDHNLVPDFVFDISLYMDKKMELIQAFKSQFYDPNSTEPKTPISSAEFLEFVRAKNATYGRPAGFHYAEAFNVNRSIGVDNLFSIK, from the coding sequence ATGAAAGTTGATATTCTTGCCATTGGCGCACATCCCGACGATATTGAAATTTCCTGTTCTGGTACGCTGTTGCACCATATTTCATTGGGGCATAAAGTCGGCCTTTTGGACCTAACCGCTGGAGAATTGGGTAGCCGAGGTAGCGCCGAAATTCGCTTGCAAGAAGCACATGCAGCCTCTCAACTGATGGGCGCGAGTTTTAGAGCTAACCTAGGCTTGGCCGATGGCTTTTTTGAGCACAATCAAGCTAGTATCTTGGAAATTGTGCAGATGATTCGACTGGTACAACCCCGAATCGTTTTGGCCAACTCTATCAGTGATCGGCATCCCGATCATGGGCGCGCAGGTAAACTCATTGCCGATGCCTGTTTTTATGCGGGTTTGCGCCGAATTGAAACCCAATGGGAGGGCCAAGCCCAAGAAGCTTGGCGACCAGAAGTGGTCTATCACTATATTCAAGATCATAATCTGGTCCCTGATTTTGTTTTTGATATTAGCCTCTATATGGACAAAAAAATGGAGCTCATTCAAGCCTTTAAGTCGCAGTTCTACGATCCCAATTCTACCGAGCCTAAAACGCCCATTTCTTCCGCAGAGTTTTTGGAGTTCGTTCGGGCAAAAAATGCTACTTATGGCCGGCCCGCTGGCTTCCATTATGCAGAAGCCTTTAATGTGAACCGCAGCATTGGAGTAGATAATCTATTTTCGATTAAATAA
- a CDS encoding S9 family peptidase — protein sequence MLLISSSCLFKNPAPETEVDMQTKENLIPLEDFFRNPASNAYKLSPNGKWMAYLAPYQKRKNIFVQDVEQKQAPRRLTNVTDRDLSGFFWANDERLVYVRDQGGDENFHLFSIDRAGQKEVDLTPYENVRVEIIDDLRSDEQHLIIGMNKRNPQVFDPYRLNIQTAALELLAENPGNITSWKTDHQGRLRLAIATDGVNSSLLYRKEEKDSFRLVLNTSFKETLYPLYFDFDDKEEIYALSDLGRDKMAVVKFDLNTAKETQLIFEHPEVNVSYMSYSRKRKALSTISYISWKREYHFLDPQVAAIYKHLESLLPNLEIVLSSTNEEENKFIVRTYSDRSLGAYYFYDLDQKELRKIAEVSPWLPAEQLAEMQPISYRSRDGWQIHGYLTLPKGKEAKNLPVVVNPHGGPWARDVWTFNPEVQFLANRGYAVLQVNFRGSTGYGRKFWEASFKEWGLKMQDDVSDGVDWLIREGIADPERVAIYGGSYGGYCSLAGVTFSPDKYACAIDYVGVSNLFTFMETIPPYWEPYRKMLHEMVGDPSNEVDSIRMRATSPVFHVDKIKVPLLIAQGAKDPRVNQAESDQMVAALQARSVEVEYILKENEGHGFRNEENRFEFYGRMQSFLAKHLQAKD from the coding sequence ATGTTGCTCATTAGTAGTAGTTGTCTATTTAAAAATCCAGCACCCGAAACGGAAGTTGATATGCAAACAAAAGAGAACCTCATTCCCCTAGAAGACTTTTTCCGCAACCCGGCTAGTAATGCCTATAAATTATCGCCTAACGGAAAATGGATGGCCTATTTGGCGCCTTACCAAAAGCGCAAAAATATCTTTGTTCAAGATGTTGAACAAAAGCAAGCCCCTAGACGCCTAACCAATGTTACTGATCGGGATCTCTCTGGTTTCTTTTGGGCCAATGATGAACGTTTGGTTTATGTGCGCGATCAAGGCGGAGATGAAAACTTTCATCTCTTTTCTATAGATCGAGCGGGCCAAAAGGAAGTTGACCTCACTCCCTACGAAAATGTTCGGGTAGAAATTATTGACGACCTCCGCAGCGATGAACAACATCTCATTATTGGGATGAATAAGCGCAACCCCCAAGTATTTGATCCCTATCGCCTCAATATCCAAACTGCTGCACTAGAACTCTTGGCCGAAAACCCAGGAAATATTACGAGTTGGAAAACGGACCATCAAGGGCGGCTCCGCCTAGCCATTGCTACCGATGGCGTAAATAGTAGCCTCTTGTATCGTAAAGAGGAAAAAGATAGCTTCCGTTTGGTCCTCAATACTTCTTTTAAGGAGACGCTTTACCCGCTCTACTTTGACTTTGATGATAAGGAAGAGATTTACGCCCTTTCTGATTTGGGCCGAGACAAAATGGCTGTGGTTAAGTTTGACCTCAATACGGCTAAGGAAACTCAACTCATTTTTGAGCATCCAGAGGTCAATGTCTCTTATATGTCCTACTCCCGTAAGCGCAAGGCGCTTAGTACCATTTCTTACATTAGTTGGAAAAGGGAATATCATTTTCTAGACCCTCAGGTTGCAGCCATTTATAAGCATTTAGAAAGTCTTTTGCCCAATTTGGAGATTGTCTTGAGCAGTACCAATGAAGAAGAAAACAAGTTTATCGTTCGCACTTATAGTGATCGTTCTTTGGGGGCTTATTACTTCTATGATTTGGACCAAAAAGAGCTGCGCAAAATAGCAGAGGTTAGTCCCTGGCTCCCCGCCGAGCAATTGGCAGAAATGCAGCCGATCAGTTACCGTAGCCGAGATGGCTGGCAAATTCATGGTTATCTTACTTTACCTAAGGGCAAGGAGGCCAAAAACTTACCTGTGGTGGTTAATCCACATGGAGGCCCTTGGGCCAGAGATGTCTGGACCTTTAACCCAGAAGTACAGTTTTTGGCCAATAGAGGTTATGCGGTTTTGCAAGTCAACTTTAGAGGAAGTACGGGCTATGGCCGCAAATTTTGGGAAGCCTCCTTTAAGGAGTGGGGCCTCAAAATGCAAGACGATGTAAGTGATGGAGTAGATTGGTTGATTCGGGAAGGCATAGCTGACCCTGAACGAGTGGCCATTTATGGTGGAAGCTATGGGGGCTATTGTAGTTTGGCTGGAGTCACTTTTAGTCCAGACAAATATGCTTGCGCCATTGATTATGTGGGGGTATCCAATCTCTTTACTTTTATGGAAACCATTCCCCCTTATTGGGAGCCCTACCGCAAAATGCTACATGAAATGGTGGGCGACCCTAGCAATGAGGTGGATAGTATTCGGATGCGGGCGACCTCTCCCGTTTTCCATGTCGATAAAATTAAGGTACCTTTATTGATTGCGCAGGGAGCCAAAGATCCACGGGTCAATCAGGCCGAATCGGACCAGATGGTAGCGGCTTTGCAGGCTCGTTCGGTAGAAGTAGAGTACATTCTTAAAGAAAATGAGGGGCATGGCTTCAGAAATGAAGAAAACCGCTTTGAGTTTTATGGCCGAATGCAGAGCTTTTTGGCCAAGCACCTACAAGCCAAAGACTAA
- a CDS encoding DUF4197 domain-containing protein codes for MKNIFSLSLLALVMLFSFSSCDSLQSALDEASKLNGGTAALTQAQIGEGLKQALKQGASKGASQLAAKDGFFKNPSVKILFPDEAKQVESRLRALGAGSLVDDAIEKLNRSAEDASKSAKDIFVKAITQMTIQDATNILMGDKDACTSYLKKTTSTQLYQSFQPVIKNSLNKTGALNAWTNVMTRYNKIPLVQKVNPDLDDHVTNKAMEGLFKMVEKEEANIRANPVARATDLMKKVFAKQD; via the coding sequence ATGAAAAATATCTTCTCTTTGAGCCTCCTGGCTCTAGTCATGCTTTTTAGCTTTAGCAGCTGCGACAGCCTACAATCGGCCCTAGACGAGGCCTCAAAACTAAATGGCGGAACAGCGGCACTCACGCAGGCCCAAATTGGCGAAGGCCTCAAACAAGCCCTAAAACAGGGCGCTAGCAAAGGCGCTAGCCAACTGGCCGCCAAAGACGGCTTTTTCAAAAATCCTTCGGTTAAAATTCTATTTCCAGATGAGGCCAAACAAGTAGAAAGCCGCCTCCGTGCCCTAGGCGCTGGCAGCCTAGTCGATGACGCCATCGAAAAGCTCAACCGCTCAGCCGAAGATGCTTCTAAATCAGCCAAAGACATTTTTGTTAAAGCCATTACACAAATGACTATTCAAGATGCCACTAATATCTTGATGGGCGACAAAGATGCTTGTACCAGCTACCTCAAAAAAACAACCTCTACCCAATTGTATCAAAGCTTCCAACCTGTAATTAAAAACTCATTGAATAAAACAGGTGCATTGAATGCTTGGACCAATGTAATGACTCGCTACAATAAAATTCCCTTGGTCCAGAAAGTAAACCCTGATTTAGATGACCATGTGACCAATAAAGCCATGGAAGGCCTATTCAAAATGGTAGAAAAAGAAGAAGCAAACATCCGCGCCAATCCAGTAGCTCGCGCTACAGACCTTATGAAAAAGGTTTTTGCCAAACAAGATTAG
- a CDS encoding aerotolerance regulator BatD, which yields MLRLFSLILLLAVASPSWAQLPDSLAKQFAIGYAHYEKGEYEKALSAYQKAVLPGYCSAELQNNLGLTYEKLGQYGPAVLAFERALFCQPQFAAAQANLTAISGKLSRPKQAEKAAFVFRTWDNLAAGLGSHFWAYSFLFFLFLAAGSLAYFLFGQKKQGKSWLIVLFSLLLAFFSFLLSRRANYLQFGRQWAVVLSEEAAILDSPSIKGQEVELLGSGNKALILEEKEDWYYVRLPNAVQGWISAKLLEKVAS from the coding sequence ATGCTACGCCTTTTTAGCCTCATTTTGCTCCTTGCCGTAGCCAGCCCAAGCTGGGCCCAACTGCCCGATAGCTTGGCCAAACAGTTTGCCATTGGCTATGCCCATTACGAAAAAGGAGAGTATGAAAAAGCCCTTTCAGCCTATCAAAAGGCCGTTTTACCTGGCTATTGCTCGGCCGAATTGCAAAATAACTTGGGCCTAACCTACGAGAAATTAGGCCAATATGGCCCAGCCGTGCTCGCCTTTGAACGCGCCCTTTTTTGCCAACCCCAATTTGCCGCCGCTCAAGCTAATTTGACCGCTATTTCAGGCAAATTAAGCCGCCCCAAACAAGCCGAAAAAGCAGCTTTTGTCTTTCGGACCTGGGATAATCTAGCCGCTGGACTCGGCAGTCATTTTTGGGCCTATAGCTTTCTATTTTTTCTCTTTTTGGCCGCAGGCAGCCTCGCTTATTTCCTTTTTGGTCAAAAAAAACAAGGCAAAAGCTGGTTGATCGTTCTCTTCAGCCTGCTGCTCGCCTTTTTCAGCTTTCTCCTTAGCCGCCGCGCCAATTATCTACAATTTGGCCGCCAATGGGCCGTCGTCCTAAGCGAAGAAGCCGCTATTTTAGACAGCCCTTCCATAAAAGGCCAAGAAGTAGAACTGCTCGGCAGCGGAAATAAAGCCCTCATCTTAGAAGAAAAAGAAGATTGGTATTATGTTCGCTTGCCCAATGCCGTACAAGGCTGGATTTCGGCCAAATTACTAGAAAAAGTAGCTTCCTAA
- a CDS encoding T9SS type A sorting domain-containing protein, whose product MFHRTILCFLISCLGSHFLIAQGVQLLPLEQNPALQERAQLKNNQVCPNLQLNLPFFEDFANNPNGIYPDCSRWQDNQAYINDQFGYLPPSLGVATLDGLDQNGLPYNASASVSVPEAADTLTSQAIDLSNRNLADQIVFSYFYQPQGWGDRPEEGDSLLLEFLDQNGDWQAVRAHAGVPSSVSTTSLIEFEEELVVVDTAFFHANFQFRFRNLATITGSNDHWNIDYIYLDENRDTSQASNYADVSFRMRPKSPLAPYTAVPWRHFDNTLWSDSVVMQCFNHNANSGTLDRRYQVYDSAQASFFLLNSQVPATTYAASPNIDDDYRDLSINAFSPFLASQTTQLISRYIIENPSDFQSAPRYQANDTAYLKTELSNYFAYDDASAEMRIIVQGIGTQLAVEFQAQIDDTLRGIYFHLPYFSNRDAELDFINVKVWEDSAGVPGQELFSKDIYKLRYVAGFNGFHYMPLSDFTDSLTPIALAAGSRFHIGWQQASSTAVPVGFDRNNTDAEAFTRVKIGGNAWQDLALGGAVMIRPVLSPSANPVIVSSTKPLVQKTGIDWTVYPNPIQSTLTIQGLEEHPKAQLQLYNSLGQLMAHSPAQTTWNLPELPSGIYYLSVWENGQCLGSKKLLKP is encoded by the coding sequence ATGTTCCATCGCACAATTTTATGCTTTTTAATTAGCTGTCTAGGCAGCCACTTCCTTATCGCCCAAGGCGTACAATTACTCCCCTTAGAACAAAATCCCGCACTACAAGAACGGGCCCAACTAAAAAATAATCAGGTTTGCCCCAACCTTCAACTTAACCTCCCTTTCTTTGAAGATTTTGCCAATAATCCCAATGGCATTTATCCCGATTGTAGCCGCTGGCAAGACAATCAAGCCTATATCAATGATCAATTTGGCTATTTGCCCCCTAGTTTGGGCGTTGCCACGCTAGACGGTTTGGACCAAAATGGCCTCCCTTATAATGCTAGCGCTAGTGTCTCTGTCCCTGAAGCAGCAGATACCCTTACGTCTCAAGCTATAGATTTAAGCAACCGCAACCTAGCCGACCAAATTGTATTTAGCTATTTCTACCAGCCCCAAGGTTGGGGCGATCGGCCCGAAGAGGGGGATTCTCTCCTTTTAGAGTTTTTGGACCAAAATGGCGACTGGCAGGCAGTACGTGCGCATGCTGGAGTTCCTAGTTCTGTTTCTACGACTTCCCTCATTGAGTTTGAAGAAGAACTTGTAGTTGTTGATACGGCCTTTTTTCACGCCAATTTTCAATTTAGATTTAGAAACTTGGCCACTATTACAGGCAGTAACGATCATTGGAATATTGACTACATTTATTTGGATGAAAACCGAGATACCAGCCAAGCTAGCAATTATGCTGACGTAAGCTTTCGCATGCGACCTAAATCTCCTTTGGCCCCTTATACCGCTGTTCCTTGGCGCCATTTTGACAATACGCTTTGGTCCGACTCTGTAGTTATGCAATGCTTTAACCATAATGCTAACTCTGGAACCTTAGACCGCCGATATCAAGTATATGATAGCGCACAAGCGAGCTTTTTCTTACTCAATAGCCAAGTGCCCGCTACTACTTATGCAGCAAGTCCCAATATTGACGATGATTATCGAGACCTAAGCATAAATGCCTTTTCTCCCTTTTTAGCTAGCCAAACAACACAACTCATCAGCCGCTATATTATTGAAAATCCCAGCGATTTTCAATCTGCCCCCCGCTATCAAGCCAATGATACGGCCTACCTAAAAACAGAGCTCTCCAATTATTTTGCTTATGATGATGCCTCTGCAGAAATGCGTATTATTGTACAGGGAATTGGAACTCAACTCGCCGTAGAATTTCAGGCCCAAATAGATGATACCCTTAGAGGTATTTATTTTCATCTGCCTTATTTTAGTAATCGCGATGCAGAACTTGACTTCATCAACGTCAAAGTTTGGGAAGATTCTGCAGGAGTGCCCGGCCAAGAGCTTTTCTCTAAAGATATTTATAAACTGCGCTATGTAGCTGGCTTTAATGGCTTTCATTATATGCCACTTAGCGATTTCACAGACAGTCTGACGCCGATTGCCCTAGCTGCGGGCAGCCGCTTTCACATTGGTTGGCAACAAGCCTCTAGCACAGCCGTTCCTGTAGGTTTTGACCGTAATAACACCGATGCAGAAGCCTTTACCCGTGTAAAAATTGGGGGAAATGCCTGGCAGGATTTAGCCTTGGGCGGTGCTGTAATGATTCGGCCAGTGCTTAGTCCATCGGCTAATCCCGTAATTGTTTCTAGTACAAAGCCCTTGGTCCAAAAAACAGGAATTGATTGGACCGTTTACCCCAACCCAATCCAAAGTACTTTAACTATTCAGGGCTTGGAGGAGCATCCCAAAGCCCAACTTCAACTCTATAACAGTTTGGGCCAATTGATGGCCCATAGCCCCGCCCAAACTACTTGGAACTTGCCCGAATTACCCAGCGGAATCTATTATCTATCGGTTTGGGAAAATGGCCAATGCCTAGGCAGCAAAAAATTGTTAAAACCCTAA